The following coding sequences lie in one Flavobacterium sediminis genomic window:
- a CDS encoding aldehyde dehydrogenase family protein yields MSNLVQRPNFKQKYDNYIGGKFVPPASGEYFDVVSPIDGKVFSKAAHSNKQDLELAVNAASEAFESWSKVSPTDRSNLLFKIAQVMEDNLNLIAAAETVDNGKPIRETMAADIPLAIDHFRYFASVIRAEEGSVNELDEHTVSLIVHEPIGVVAQIIPWNFPILMAVWKLAPALAAGNCVVLKPAENTPISIMVLMELIGDLIPAGVINVVNGFGAELGRALVTNPKVAKAAFTGSTATGRLVMQYATENIIPVTLELGGKSPNIFFPSVMDHDDEFFDKALEGAALYCLNQGEICTCPSRLLVHEDIYDKFMERLLERVAAIKAGNPLDPTVMIGAQASKVQKEKIMSYIKLGKEEGAELLIGGDENNLGGDIEGGYYIKPTIFKGNNKMRIFQEEIFGPVLAVTTFKTTEEAIEIANDTIYGLGAGVWTRDAHELYQVPRAVQAGRVWVNQYHAYPAGAPFGGYKQSGVGRENHKMMLDHYRQTKNMLVSYNKNKLGFF; encoded by the coding sequence ATGAGTAATTTAGTTCAAAGACCAAATTTCAAACAAAAGTACGATAATTATATCGGAGGGAAATTTGTTCCTCCTGCAAGTGGTGAATATTTTGATGTTGTTTCTCCTATAGATGGAAAGGTATTTTCAAAAGCTGCACATTCTAACAAACAAGATTTAGAATTGGCCGTAAATGCTGCATCTGAAGCTTTTGAAAGCTGGAGTAAAGTATCACCTACAGATCGTAGTAACTTGTTGTTTAAGATAGCACAGGTTATGGAAGATAATTTGAATTTGATCGCAGCAGCTGAAACGGTAGACAACGGTAAGCCGATTCGCGAAACAATGGCTGCTGACATTCCGTTAGCAATTGACCATTTCAGATATTTTGCCAGTGTGATCAGAGCAGAAGAAGGTTCTGTAAACGAATTGGATGAGCACACAGTTTCTTTGATCGTACACGAACCAATCGGAGTTGTAGCTCAGATCATTCCTTGGAATTTCCCTATCTTAATGGCTGTTTGGAAATTAGCACCGGCTTTAGCTGCCGGAAACTGTGTGGTATTAAAACCGGCTGAAAATACACCGATCTCTATTATGGTATTGATGGAGTTGATCGGAGATTTAATTCCTGCCGGAGTAATAAATGTCGTAAACGGTTTCGGTGCTGAGTTGGGTAGAGCTTTAGTGACTAATCCTAAGGTAGCAAAAGCAGCTTTCACAGGTTCTACAGCTACAGGACGTTTAGTAATGCAATATGCAACTGAAAACATTATTCCTGTAACCTTAGAATTAGGTGGTAAATCTCCGAATATTTTCTTCCCGTCTGTGATGGATCACGATGATGAGTTCTTCGATAAAGCTTTAGAAGGTGCAGCATTGTATTGTTTAAACCAAGGTGAGATCTGTACCTGTCCTTCTCGTTTATTAGTTCACGAAGATATCTATGATAAATTCATGGAAAGATTGTTAGAACGCGTAGCTGCTATTAAAGCAGGAAACCCGTTAGATCCTACAGTAATGATCGGTGCTCAGGCTTCAAAAGTGCAGAAAGAAAAAATCATGTCTTACATCAAGTTAGGTAAAGAAGAAGGTGCAGAATTGTTAATCGGTGGAGATGAAAATAATTTAGGTGGTGATATTGAAGGTGGTTACTACATTAAACCGACAATCTTTAAAGGAAATAACAAAATGCGTATTTTCCAAGAAGAGATCTTCGGTCCTGTATTAGCAGTAACTACATTTAAAACTACTGAAGAAGCTATCGAAATAGCAAATGATACTATTTATGGTTTAGGAGCTGGTGTTTGGACACGTGATGCTCACGAATTATACCAAGTGCCAAGAGCTGTACAGGCAGGTAGAGTTTGGGTAAACCAATACCATGCTTATCCGGCAGGAGCTCCGTTTGGAGGATACAAACAATCAGGTGTGGGACGTGAAAACCACAAAATGATGTTAGACCACTACAGACAAACTAAAAACATGTTAGTGTCTTATAACAAAAATAAATTAGGATTCTTTTAA
- a CDS encoding TetR/AcrR family transcriptional regulator: MKKKEDRRVQYSKMILQDTLLSLLKNKKLNEISVSELCRKAEVNRNTFYNHYSSPFEILHEIENTLFQELRKEVKNDKELKSIILASCKCLENNKKISELIFSNIENSKLLTKIINTYKTKSIENYPQKAKPFAQLTYIFQKKGTIYLMQEWIKGGFKQPAEQIAGYITFLLESNFQSFELYLKKMKQE; the protein is encoded by the coding sequence ATGAAAAAAAAAGAAGATAGAAGAGTTCAATACTCTAAGATGATTTTACAAGACACTTTATTAAGCCTTTTAAAAAATAAAAAACTAAATGAAATTTCAGTATCTGAACTTTGTAGAAAAGCTGAAGTCAATAGAAACACATTTTACAATCATTATAGTTCCCCATTTGAAATTCTACATGAAATTGAAAATACCTTATTTCAGGAATTGAGAAAAGAAGTAAAAAATGACAAGGAATTAAAAAGTATAATTTTAGCTTCTTGCAAGTGTTTAGAAAATAATAAAAAAATAAGTGAGCTTATCTTTAGCAATATAGAAAACAGTAAACTATTGACTAAAATAATTAATACCTACAAAACAAAATCAATAGAAAACTATCCTCAAAAAGCAAAGCCCTTCGCACAATTGACATATATTTTTCAAAAGAAAGGAACCATTTACCTCATGCAAGAATGGATTAAAGGAGGGTTCAAACAACCGGCAGAACAAATAGCAGGTTACATTACCTTTTTACTAGAGAGTAATTTTCAGTCTTTTGAATTATATTTAAAAAAAATGAAGCAAGAATAA
- a CDS encoding AraC family transcriptional regulator, producing the protein MPSKSLLSTPALTHEKSLKTLVENRTVFSLNNCELNLFETYKESALVPLKFNDLVVTSMLRGKKVMHLFDDPEFEYLPGETVVVPSNVEMKIDFPEASQKNPTQCLALAIDHFKIKETLAFLNERYPKEGKNNFWKLDYENYFFYNNVELATTLNKLIKECMSTSVTKDVITDLTLQELIIRIIQTQTFRSYENEQLLLDSSNPITQVVEYIRKNITENINIKELSEKACMSSTSFYRYFKRELGMTPVEFILNEKIKFAKRLLKNPGIQVNEVSFASGFEDCNYFIRIFKKYEGITPKQYQLMNY; encoded by the coding sequence ATGCCTTCTAAAAGTTTACTCAGTACTCCAGCTCTGACTCACGAAAAATCGTTAAAGACACTTGTGGAAAACCGTACGGTTTTTTCGTTGAACAACTGTGAACTGAATTTGTTTGAGACTTATAAAGAATCTGCTTTGGTTCCGTTAAAGTTCAACGATCTGGTAGTAACCAGTATGCTAAGAGGCAAAAAGGTCATGCACTTATTTGATGATCCCGAGTTTGAATATCTTCCGGGGGAAACTGTCGTAGTGCCGTCGAATGTAGAAATGAAAATTGATTTTCCGGAAGCTTCACAAAAAAATCCTACGCAGTGTTTAGCTTTAGCCATTGATCATTTTAAGATAAAAGAAACTTTAGCTTTTTTAAACGAACGCTACCCAAAAGAAGGTAAAAATAACTTTTGGAAATTGGATTATGAAAACTATTTCTTTTACAATAATGTTGAATTAGCCACTACGCTGAATAAATTAATCAAAGAATGTATGAGTACATCGGTTACCAAAGATGTTATTACCGATTTAACTTTACAAGAACTGATTATCAGGATCATTCAGACACAAACTTTTCGTTCGTATGAAAATGAACAATTACTTTTAGATAGTTCCAATCCGATCACACAAGTTGTAGAATACATTCGTAAAAACATTACTGAAAATATCAACATTAAAGAACTAAGTGAAAAAGCGTGTATGAGCTCCACTTCCTTTTATCGTTACTTTAAACGAGAATTAGGCATGACTCCGGTAGAGTTTATTTTAAATGAAAAAATAAAATTTGCCAAAAGACTACTTAAAAACCCCGGCATTCAGGTCAATGAAGTCAGTTTTGCTTCCGGATTTGAAGACTGCAATTATTTCATCAGGATATTCAAAAAATACGAAGGCATTACCCCGAAACAATACCAATTGATGAACTATTAA
- the ppsA gene encoding phosphoenolpyruvate synthase: MNKEFTIPFTQVNLKDVIIVGGKNASLGEMIQNLSTKGIQVPDGFATTALAYWTFLEANSIRKELTEILATLDLQNFSNLKEVSTRSKELILEGKIPFDIEKDIRNSYQELCEKTVPNVACAVRSSATAEDLPGASFAGQQETYLNIVGIDEILSAFKKCLASLFTERAIKYRIDNGFDHMKVALSVGIQQMIRSDLSSSGVAFTLDPDTGFRDVILISGIWGLGENIVQGAVDPDEFIIFKPALKNHKKSIISKRLGKKQQTMVYAPENENTSKTLSTTINRDTPPEKQKQLVLNDYEIIKLAHWLNTIEEHYKRPMDVEWAKDGLTNELYIVQARPETVYADQKMNLIYNYTLKEKGEVLTKGIALGNKITSGKARILQSPDEADKLKEGEVLITNLTDPDWDPIMKKAAAIITNKGGRTSHAAIVAREMGAVAIVGTGNATTVIKDGDEITVSCAEGKVGIVYKDKLNWSKDIIDTEKIKIPETAPMLIMADPDKAFKNSFLPNKGVGLMRMEFVINNSIKIHPMALIKFEDIKNPDVKNQIESLTHGYDNKNNYFIDKLSQAIAMVAAAFYPKDVILRMSDFKSNEYANLIGGQQFEPKEENPMLGFRGASRYYSPLYKEGFKLECEAVKVVRNEMGFTNVKLMIPFCRTVEEGKKVLNLMTEYGLKQGQNDLEIYTMIEIPSNVILAEQFAEIFDGFSIGSNDLTQLTLGIDRDSELVSDLFNEQNEAVKTLISTVIQVAKKMNTKVGLCGQAPSDFPEFAQFLVEQRIDSISFNSDALIRGIENILIAEKQ; encoded by the coding sequence ATGAACAAAGAATTTACTATTCCATTTACTCAAGTAAATTTAAAAGATGTTATTATTGTAGGTGGAAAAAATGCTTCTCTTGGAGAAATGATCCAAAATTTAAGTACAAAAGGTATTCAAGTTCCGGATGGTTTTGCAACAACTGCTCTAGCCTATTGGACCTTTTTAGAGGCTAATTCTATTCGAAAAGAACTTACTGAGATCTTAGCAACGTTAGACTTACAAAATTTCTCGAATTTAAAAGAAGTCAGTACAAGATCAAAAGAACTAATTTTAGAGGGTAAAATCCCTTTTGATATAGAAAAGGATATTCGAAATTCTTATCAGGAACTTTGTGAAAAAACAGTACCAAATGTAGCATGTGCTGTGCGCAGTAGTGCTACTGCTGAAGATTTACCCGGTGCCAGTTTTGCCGGTCAGCAAGAAACTTACCTTAACATTGTAGGTATTGACGAAATCTTGAGTGCTTTCAAAAAATGTTTGGCTTCTCTTTTTACAGAAAGAGCCATAAAATATAGAATTGATAATGGTTTCGATCATATGAAAGTGGCACTATCTGTTGGTATACAGCAAATGATCCGTTCTGATTTAAGTAGCTCCGGTGTTGCTTTTACTTTAGATCCTGATACCGGTTTTCGGGATGTGATCCTTATAAGTGGCATTTGGGGATTAGGTGAAAATATTGTACAAGGGGCTGTTGATCCGGATGAATTTATAATATTTAAGCCTGCACTAAAAAATCATAAAAAGAGTATTATTTCAAAACGTTTGGGCAAAAAGCAACAAACAATGGTCTATGCTCCGGAAAATGAAAATACTTCAAAAACACTATCTACAACAATTAATCGGGATACACCTCCCGAAAAACAAAAACAATTGGTATTAAATGATTATGAGATCATCAAATTAGCACACTGGCTAAATACCATTGAAGAACATTATAAAAGGCCAATGGACGTTGAATGGGCAAAAGATGGTCTTACTAATGAACTCTATATTGTACAAGCCAGACCTGAAACGGTTTATGCCGATCAAAAAATGAACCTCATTTACAATTATACTCTTAAAGAGAAAGGAGAAGTTCTAACAAAGGGTATTGCGCTAGGAAATAAAATCACTTCTGGAAAAGCCAGAATTCTCCAAAGTCCTGATGAAGCAGATAAACTTAAAGAAGGCGAAGTACTCATAACCAATCTTACTGACCCGGATTGGGATCCTATTATGAAAAAAGCGGCAGCCATTATTACGAATAAAGGCGGACGTACAAGTCATGCCGCAATTGTAGCCCGAGAAATGGGTGCAGTAGCTATTGTAGGAACCGGAAATGCTACCACTGTAATCAAAGACGGAGATGAAATTACAGTATCTTGTGCCGAAGGTAAAGTAGGCATTGTGTATAAAGACAAACTCAATTGGAGCAAAGACATTATTGATACCGAAAAAATAAAAATTCCTGAAACAGCACCAATGTTAATCATGGCCGATCCTGATAAAGCCTTTAAAAATTCCTTTTTACCGAATAAAGGAGTTGGGCTCATGCGCATGGAATTTGTTATAAATAATAGTATTAAGATACATCCGATGGCTCTCATAAAATTTGAAGACATAAAGAATCCGGATGTAAAGAATCAGATAGAATCCTTAACCCACGGATACGACAATAAAAACAACTATTTTATAGATAAGCTTTCTCAAGCGATCGCTATGGTCGCAGCTGCTTTTTATCCTAAAGATGTGATTTTACGAATGAGTGATTTTAAATCAAATGAATATGCTAACTTAATCGGAGGCCAACAATTTGAACCTAAAGAAGAAAATCCGATGTTAGGATTCAGAGGAGCCTCAAGATATTATAGTCCGCTCTACAAAGAGGGTTTCAAACTGGAATGTGAAGCCGTAAAAGTAGTACGAAATGAAATGGGATTTACCAATGTTAAGCTCATGATTCCTTTTTGCAGAACCGTAGAAGAAGGGAAAAAAGTACTAAATCTCATGACCGAATATGGTTTAAAACAAGGTCAAAATGATCTCGAAATTTATACTATGATTGAAATTCCCAGCAATGTAATCTTAGCGGAACAATTTGCAGAAATTTTTGACGGATTTTCCATAGGTTCTAATGATTTGACTCAACTCACTTTAGGCATTGATCGTGATTCTGAATTGGTAAGTGATCTATTTAATGAGCAAAATGAAGCCGTAAAAACCTTAATTTCTACTGTTATTCAAGTTGCAAAAAAAATGAATACAAAAGTGGGATTATGCGGTCAGGCGCCAAGCGATTTTCCTGAATTTGCACAGTTTTTAGTTGAACAAAGAATTGATAGTATTTCCTTTAATTCCGATGCTCTTATAAGAGGAATTGAAAACATCTTAATTGCCGAAAAACAATAA
- the pheT gene encoding phenylalanine--tRNA ligase subunit beta: MRISYNWLKQFIKLDWNSEETAALLTDLGLEVEGVDTFESLKGGLKRVVVGHVLTCVQHPNADRLRITTVDLGDGNPPVQIVCGAPNVAAGQKVPVATIGTKLFDKEGNAFEIKKGKIRGEESHGMICAEDELGLGESHDGIMILDEDVKPGTPAAELFEIETDEVFEIGLTPNRADAMSHFGVARDLKAGLYNNEKNVELITPSVSNFRVDKRTLKIDVAVENEKMAPRYCGVTISGINVKPSPSWLQNRLKAIGLTPKNNVVDVTNYVLHELGQPLHAFDANKIKGNKVIVKTVEAGTKFRTLDDVERTLDAEDLMICNAEEPMCIAGVFGGKESGVSESTQAIFLESAYFNPVSIRKTAKRHGLNTDASFRFERGIDPNITEYALKRAALLIQEVAGGEITSEITDIYPKKVDDFQVFVSFEKVRKVIGEEIPKEIIKKILVALDIKINNVTESGLGLIIPSYRVDVQREIDVIEEILRVYGYNNIQFSQKLNATVSNSSRTEEFKIQNIISDQLCALGFNEMMANSLTTPDYVKLSEKIKEDFNVLMLNPLSNDLSAMRQSMLFSGLEAVSFNINRKRNDLKFYEFGKTYHKLPSGYDEIKHLTLLVTGNRNNESWKQPTDKSDFFLFKGYIMSILSRIGLDTKVSTLPFENDVFQEGIALAIGKETIVEFGTVKKSILKYFDIKQEVLYADFAWSKLQKYISNKIKFTDIPKFPAVRRDLALLLNDNVTFEQVFKLAKQTEKALLKEINLFDVYEGKNLPNGKKSYAISFIIQDDNKTLKDKDIEKIMTKLQTNFEKELGASLR, translated from the coding sequence ATGCGTATTTCTTATAATTGGTTAAAACAATTTATAAAGTTAGATTGGAATTCTGAAGAAACTGCGGCTTTATTGACTGATCTGGGTCTGGAAGTAGAAGGCGTAGATACTTTTGAAAGTTTAAAAGGAGGTTTAAAAAGAGTTGTTGTGGGGCATGTATTAACTTGTGTACAACATCCTAACGCAGACAGATTACGAATTACTACCGTTGATCTGGGTGACGGAAACCCACCGGTTCAGATTGTTTGCGGTGCTCCTAATGTAGCTGCCGGACAAAAAGTACCTGTAGCCACTATCGGGACTAAATTATTTGACAAAGAAGGAAATGCATTTGAAATAAAAAAAGGGAAGATCAGAGGTGAGGAAAGTCACGGAATGATTTGTGCTGAAGATGAATTAGGTTTAGGCGAAAGTCATGACGGAATTATGATCCTTGACGAAGACGTTAAACCCGGAACTCCTGCTGCTGAACTTTTTGAAATCGAAACGGATGAAGTCTTTGAAATCGGATTAACGCCTAATCGCGCCGATGCTATGAGCCACTTCGGAGTTGCCCGTGACTTAAAGGCCGGACTTTACAATAACGAAAAGAATGTGGAATTGATTACACCTTCTGTTAGTAACTTTAGAGTAGACAAACGCACTTTGAAAATCGATGTTGCAGTAGAAAATGAAAAAATGGCTCCCCGATATTGTGGTGTAACGATCTCAGGAATTAATGTTAAGCCCTCTCCTTCCTGGCTACAAAACCGTTTAAAAGCTATCGGTTTAACGCCTAAAAATAACGTAGTGGATGTTACAAATTACGTTTTACACGAATTAGGACAACCATTGCATGCTTTTGATGCCAATAAGATTAAAGGTAATAAGGTTATCGTAAAAACTGTTGAAGCCGGAACTAAGTTCAGAACCTTAGATGATGTGGAACGTACTTTAGACGCTGAAGATCTTATGATCTGTAATGCTGAAGAACCAATGTGTATTGCCGGTGTTTTCGGAGGAAAAGAATCAGGAGTAAGTGAAAGCACACAAGCTATTTTCTTAGAAAGTGCTTATTTCAATCCGGTTTCTATTCGTAAAACAGCTAAAAGACACGGATTAAATACTGATGCTTCTTTCCGTTTTGAAAGAGGTATTGATCCTAATATCACGGAATATGCTTTAAAACGTGCTGCTCTTTTAATTCAGGAAGTTGCCGGTGGTGAAATCACTTCGGAAATAACAGATATTTATCCTAAGAAAGTAGACGATTTTCAGGTTTTTGTAAGCTTCGAAAAAGTCAGAAAAGTGATCGGTGAAGAAATCCCGAAAGAGATCATCAAAAAAATATTAGTTGCCTTAGATATCAAGATCAATAACGTTACAGAATCAGGTTTAGGACTAATCATTCCTTCTTATCGTGTGGATGTACAACGTGAAATTGATGTTATTGAAGAAATTCTGAGAGTTTACGGATACAACAATATTCAATTCTCACAGAAATTGAATGCTACGGTTTCTAACTCATCAAGAACAGAAGAGTTCAAAATACAAAATATCATTTCTGACCAGCTATGTGCCTTAGGTTTCAATGAAATGATGGCTAATTCTTTAACTACTCCTGATTACGTTAAGCTTTCAGAAAAGATTAAAGAAGATTTCAACGTTCTAATGTTGAATCCTTTAAGCAATGACCTGTCAGCTATGCGCCAGTCTATGTTATTTTCCGGATTAGAGGCTGTTTCTTTTAATATCAATCGCAAGAGAAATGACCTGAAATTCTATGAGTTCGGAAAAACGTATCATAAACTACCTTCAGGTTATGATGAGATTAAACATTTAACATTATTAGTAACCGGAAACCGAAACAATGAAAGTTGGAAACAGCCTACTGATAAATCCGACTTTTTCTTATTTAAGGGATATATAATGAGTATTTTATCCCGAATCGGATTAGATACCAAAGTAAGTACTCTTCCTTTTGAAAATGATGTTTTTCAGGAAGGTATTGCCCTGGCCATAGGAAAAGAAACCATAGTAGAGTTCGGTACAGTTAAAAAATCGATCTTAAAGTATTTCGATATCAAACAAGAAGTTTTATACGCTGATTTTGCCTGGTCAAAATTGCAAAAATATATTTCAAATAAAATTAAGTTTACCGACATTCCTAAGTTTCCGGCTGTACGCAGGGATTTAGCCTTGTTATTAAATGACAATGTTACTTTTGAACAAGTCTTTAAATTAGCTAAACAAACAGAAAAAGCGTTATTAAAAGAAATTAACCTGTTTGATGTTTATGAAGGCAAAAATCTTCCTAATGGTAAAAAATCGTATGCGATCAGCTTTATCATTCAGGACGATAACAAGACGTTAAAAGATAAAGATATTGAAAAGATCATGACTAAATTACAAACTAATTTTGAAAAAGAGTTAGGAGCCAGTTTAAGATAA
- a CDS encoding YheT family hydrolase, with translation MPFIEHSKYNDWVPFIHKNPHIATIYAGKFKKFPIPDYQREKLELADGDFLAVDFRMINPDKAVILCHGLEGNSQRTYINSCADYFLKHDFSVFAWNNRSCSGEMNRLPRMYHHATIEDLDAVIQFTLSKGIQELYLIGYSMGGAQVMNYFGRIKNIDRRIKAGVSVSVPVEVKASADALKKGFNQVYMKNFMLDLTRKLKVKAKQFPELIDAEKLSKVRNFDDLDDNFTAPLHGFIDGKDYYYKVSPARSIENIKTPVLVLNALDDPFLGEGCFPVQLAQNNPFIYLETPKYGGHCAYPMKNSHYSYAEIRALEFINSLF, from the coding sequence ATGCCGTTTATAGAACATTCAAAATACAACGATTGGGTTCCGTTCATTCATAAAAATCCGCATATTGCTACCATTTATGCCGGCAAGTTTAAAAAATTTCCTATTCCGGATTACCAACGGGAAAAATTAGAATTAGCTGACGGAGATTTTTTGGCTGTTGATTTTAGAATGATCAATCCTGATAAAGCTGTAATACTTTGTCACGGACTCGAAGGAAATTCGCAAAGAACCTATATCAATAGTTGTGCAGATTATTTTTTAAAACATGATTTTTCGGTTTTTGCCTGGAACAACAGAAGTTGTAGTGGCGAAATGAATCGTTTGCCGCGTATGTATCATCACGCAACTATTGAGGATTTAGATGCGGTTATCCAATTTACCTTGTCTAAAGGGATACAGGAGTTGTATCTGATCGGTTATTCTATGGGTGGTGCCCAAGTGATGAATTATTTTGGAAGAATAAAAAATATTGATAGGAGAATAAAAGCAGGTGTTTCCGTATCGGTTCCGGTAGAAGTAAAGGCAAGTGCAGATGCTTTAAAAAAAGGATTCAATCAGGTTTACATGAAAAATTTCATGTTAGACTTAACCCGAAAGTTGAAAGTTAAGGCAAAACAATTCCCTGAATTGATTGATGCGGAAAAACTGAGTAAGGTTAGGAATTTTGATGATTTAGATGATAATTTTACAGCGCCTTTGCATGGTTTCATAGACGGAAAAGACTATTATTATAAAGTTTCACCCGCCAGAAGCATTGAAAATATAAAAACTCCGGTTTTGGTTTTAAATGCTTTAGATGATCCTTTTTTAGGGGAAGGATGTTTCCCTGTACAATTGGCACAAAACAATCCTTTTATTTATTTAGAAACACCAAAATATGGCGGACATTGTGCTTACCCGATGAAAAATTCTCATTATTCTTATGCAGAAATCAGAGCACTGGAGTTTATTAACTCTTTATTTTAG
- the adhP gene encoding alcohol dehydrogenase AdhP: MIPKTMKAAVVQGYGQPLKIEEVPVRVPGRYEVLVKVIACGVCHTDLHAVDGDWPAKPKMPLIPGHEGVGIVVACGPEAMVKEGDAVGVPWLYSACGCCDYCITGWETLCEAQKNGGYSVDGGFAEYVIADSRYVGHLKPDVNFLEIAPILCAGVTVYKGLKETETKPGEWVAISGIGGLGHVAVQYAKAMGMHVAAIDVADDKLELAKKLGADITVNAKTTDPGQYLHKEVGGMHGALITAVSPIAFKQGIDVLRRKGTIALNGLPPGSFELPIFETVLKRITVRGSIVGTRKDLQEALDFANEGLVKATVTPAKLEDINDVFDKMKHGQIDGRIVLDIAGNYSN, from the coding sequence ATGATTCCTAAAACCATGAAAGCGGCTGTTGTGCAAGGGTATGGACAGCCATTAAAAATAGAAGAAGTACCGGTAAGAGTACCGGGTAGATATGAGGTCTTGGTAAAGGTGATTGCCTGTGGAGTTTGTCATACGGATCTACATGCTGTAGACGGAGACTGGCCTGCTAAGCCGAAAATGCCTTTAATTCCGGGACATGAAGGCGTAGGTATTGTGGTAGCATGTGGTCCCGAAGCAATGGTAAAAGAAGGAGATGCAGTAGGTGTGCCTTGGTTGTATAGTGCTTGCGGATGCTGTGATTATTGTATTACTGGGTGGGAAACCCTCTGCGAAGCTCAGAAAAACGGAGGATATAGTGTAGACGGAGGTTTTGCGGAATATGTGATAGCAGATTCACGTTATGTCGGACATTTAAAACCGGATGTAAACTTTTTAGAGATTGCTCCGATACTTTGTGCCGGTGTTACGGTATATAAAGGACTTAAAGAAACAGAAACAAAACCGGGAGAATGGGTAGCCATTTCAGGGATAGGAGGTTTGGGACACGTTGCTGTTCAATATGCAAAAGCTATGGGAATGCATGTTGCAGCCATTGATGTTGCCGATGATAAATTAGAATTAGCTAAAAAGTTAGGTGCGGATATTACGGTAAATGCTAAAACTACTGATCCGGGACAGTATTTGCATAAAGAAGTAGGAGGAATGCACGGTGCTTTGATTACTGCTGTTTCGCCTATAGCTTTCAAACAGGGAATCGATGTGTTACGTAGAAAAGGAACAATTGCTTTGAACGGATTGCCACCTGGATCTTTTGAACTGCCAATTTTTGAAACCGTACTGAAACGTATTACGGTCAGAGGTTCGATTGTAGGTACTCGTAAAGACCTTCAGGAAGCTTTAGATTTTGCAAATGAAGGTTTGGTAAAAGCGACTGTAACTCCTGCTAAGTTAGAAGACATCAATGATGTGTTTGACAAAATGAAGCATGGACAGATTGATGGTCGAATAGTATTAGATATTGCCGGAAATTATAGTAATTGA
- a CDS encoding DUF779 domain-containing protein codes for MVKRIEVTDQAREMILKLKEKFGDLMFYQAGGCCEGTQPQCFEKGGFYLRADDVCIGEIEGTEFWLDKDLFEYWKHAHFTLDIMDGIGAGGFSLETPYGKTFKVNYRIFTPEEEEDLEPVKRNTL; via the coding sequence ATGGTTAAGAGAATAGAAGTTACTGATCAGGCGAGAGAGATGATCCTTAAGTTAAAAGAAAAATTCGGTGATTTAATGTTTTATCAGGCCGGAGGATGTTGTGAAGGGACTCAGCCTCAGTGTTTTGAAAAAGGCGGTTTTTATTTAAGAGCCGATGATGTTTGTATTGGAGAAATTGAAGGAACTGAATTTTGGCTCGATAAGGATTTGTTTGAATATTGGAAGCACGCTCATTTTACTTTGGATATAATGGATGGAATAGGAGCGGGTGGTTTCTCTTTAGAAACACCTTACGGAAAAACATTTAAAGTAAATTATCGCATTTTTACACCAGAAGAAGAAGAAGATCTGGAACCTGTTAAACGAAATACACTTTAA